The Peribacillus simplex genome contains the following window.
CACTGTCAAAAGTATGGTCAAAACTTAGAACGAAACGGATATGTGTTTTTAAGATGGTGATTGCCTATCTTTATTCAATCCGACATCGAAGCGGTCATAGCGTTACGCGATACGGACAAGCCCCTAGAGGGTACGGCTAGAACCTTGTGTACCTACAAAAAGATAGATTAGAAAAAACTAATGAAACAGAGATACCGATACCCGATACATATGATAATTTAATCCATAATCCCAAACGATTAAAAGAGATTTTAATTGTTTTAACCAATGAACTCGTAGCTACGCGTGAAATGAACATCCACTGACAAACGATATGTCTCAGCTTAAAACAATGGTTTCCAGCTCCAGAAAGATCCATGTCCTTAATAGTGTTCCTCAAGAAAGGGGCTGATCGGTTCTTTTGTGTGTTTCGTATCGCTGGGCGATATAACATACAAATAAATCCACAGAACCTTCATCTTTAATAGAAAGGGAGGTCCAATATACGATAGGATATACATCCGAATGAATGAGCAGCCTCTTCCAAGGAAGTGGCATAAGAAATAGAGAGGCAAAATCCACTGTTCGAAGGTATGTTTAAAACTTAGAGCGAAATGGATAGGAGCCGTTAAGATGGCGATTGGCATATCTTCGTTCAATCCGGCATCGAAACGCTTATAGCGTTACGCGATACGAGCAACCCTCTAAACGATAGAGCTAAAGACTCTTCTCTTGGATCAAGAAATAGAAAGATTAGAAGGAACCAATGAAACAGAGATAGCGATACCCGATACATATGAAAATATATTTGACCCATGTTCTCATTCAATTAAAAGGGATCTTAATGTTTTTAACCAATGAACTCGCTCGCAGCTACGCGTGAAATGAACCTCTAACTGACAAACGATATGTCACAGCATAAATCTGAACAACAAAAAAACATTATGGAAGCAAATCAAAAGTGGAAATTCCTTTGTTCCAACTATTCGGTATCACCATTTTCAAATTTCAACAATTTCCCGAGAAATATCTACAAATTCTGAGTTGATATCGACAAAATTAGGCTTTTAAAAGAGATAGCGATACCCGATACATATGAAAATATATTTAACCCATGTTCTTATTCAATTAAAAGAGATCTTATTGTTATTAACCAATGAACTCGCAGCTACGCGTAAAATGAACCTCTAACTGACAAACGATAACGATATGTCACAGCTTAAAACTGAACAACAAAAAACCCATTACGAAACATTACTGCAATAAGAAAAAGGTTTCATTCCCTTTTTTTATCACCTATACGATTTTCAAGTATAAATTTTCGACTATTTAAACCTAAGGCAACCAAATCAAAAGTGGAAATTCCTTTGTTCCAACTATTCGGAATAACCATTTTCAAATTTCAACAATTTCCCGAGAAATATCTACAAATTCTGAGTTGATATCGACAAAATTAGAAGCTTCTAAAGGCGATTTGTTTTTGCTGATAAAAAAGTAGAATTTGCATAACCATTACTTACCAGATAGTTTGTAATTGCTCCATTATGGAACACAAAAAATGATCAACTTATATAAAAGAATAATCCAATTAAATAGTATAAGGGCATGTTTTGATTAATCTTTTTTCAAAACATGCCCTTTCTATTTATTCATTTATCAGGTTTCTTGGATTAATTTGATCAAACTTTGTTTCAGAGCTACACTTTTATAAATTAGCAAAGATTTCCTTGCCTTAGTTATAATAGATGGAAGTAGAAAAAAGGTGGATATTATATGAAATTATCAATACTTGTAGCCCCTTTTTGCATAAAAAAGAGCTGCCTTAAAGATAGCTCCAATCTTCAGCTAACGCACCCGTTTAGTTGATTAAGAATGTTTTACTCTCGCCTAACGGCAGTTAAATAAGACTCCAGAGTTCGCTGGCGTAGAGCATGTCAGCAATCATACTTACCGAAAACGTGTGGCTATTGGTTTTACAAGGTCATGAAGGCTATTGCCATGTTGCAACGAATCCTTCATCATTCGCATCTATCCGTTACCCTGCGCTATATTGGGATTACAGAAGAAGAAACCGACAATGTATTAAAGTCATTTAGTGTCTTTAATAATTCATAACAAATAAATGGCCTCTTTTTAGTAGGTTTCTTTTGATAACTTCACTTTTTTAAAAAATATTGTTATTTCAAATTAGCCAAACATAAATGCTCTTTTTCGATAGCTTATTGAAAAAATTAATCCTATTGCTAACATATTCCCCATTAATGAGCTGCCTCCGTAACTTATAAAAGGTAAGGGTATCCCTGTTATAGGTAGTAAACCTATGTTCATTCCAATATTCTCGAAAATATGGAAAAAAATCATTGAAACCACACCTACACATAGGTAAGATTCAAAACTATTTTTGACATCTAACGCTAACTTCACCATGCCCGAAATAAGGAAGAAATAAATTGTTATTAAAATACTAGATCCTAGGAAACCATATTTAGAAGCAATAACGCTAAATATAAAATCTGTGTGTGCTTCAGGAACGTATACCCCGCTTCCTTTATAACCAGAAACTCCACCTGATCCTATGGCAAGCAAGGCTTTGATTAAGTTAAAGCCCTCTCCTGATTTATAAGATTCTGGATCAATCCAAGCATAAATCCTTCCTAATTGAAATATTTTTATCCCCATTAAACGGAGAATTTCAGGGTGAAGAAAAACTAAGTACAAAATTCCACTCACAATTGATCCTCCAATAATAAAAATACCACCAATTATTCTCCATGATATTCCTGAAACAAATAATATCCCTATAAAAATACACATTAATACTAAAGATGTACCTAAATCTGGTTGTTTCATAATTAAAAGTATTGGAAGAAGTGTTGCAGCCCCCATCTTAATTAATAGAAAAAAATCCGTTTTCAAAGTTTTGTCTTCATATTTATTATGATGTTTTTGTATTAAGTAACTTAAACAAATTATTAAAGATATTTTAGTAAACTCAGCTGGCTGAAGAGACCCAATCCCAGGAATTTGAAACCAACTTTTGGCTCCATTTATTTCTCGTGCTATTGACTCAGGCGACAAAATTAATGCAATTAATAGAAATAAACTAAGCGAGTAAAAAAACCAATTCAAGCGAAATATTTGTTCAGAATCCAAATACATAACTCCTAAAATCATACCGCAACCTATAAAATACCAAGTTACTTGTCTAAATAAAAAATCCCCTTCGTATTGACCAAATTCTTGAGCAGTGTGAATAGCTATACAACTAGTTATAAATAGCAAAAGTAAAAGTGTAACTAGGTTGTAATCAAACTTTGAATTTTTCATATTTTTCCCCTTGTAAAATATTTACTCATGTTATAATTTAACTCTATTTTACTAAAAATGTAAATTCATTAGTGCCATAAGACGGGTTGAAAATCCAGCTCTCTTTTAAGTCGCTCTTGAGAAATATTATTCAGCTAAGAAAAGTAAAAAAATAAAAATCCAACCCTGAAAAGCTTCAAGGATGGATTCAGACAAACACCAAGTCTCTTGGATAATTCTTATTATGGTCTATAGATAGGAATGTTATCCAGGTTATTACGTAAAACGAACATAATATATAGAAAAAGAGATTGTGCTTATAAATGGGAAAAATCCAGCTGCCATAATTGGTGGCTTTTTTAATGACTAAAGTGCAGATTTGGTCTTTATATAGAAGGGGGAATCGAGGATTAAATGTCTTTGCCCCCTTATTACTAAGGTTCCTTTCGAATTAATATAAATGGACTGAAAAAAATGAAATTTGCACGCTTTGATCTTTTAGGCTGTATCTATGGTATTCATGAAATATTTATAGATGGTACACAAAGGTATTTTTCAAAAATAGTAGGAATGTTATCCATCATTTTATCAACATGGGTATTTGCATGTATAACGTCTTTGAAAGACAAAGCTGGTCGATAATTGTGCATTCTTATTCAGTATAGAAATTTTAAGACTATTCGCTTCAAATAAGTAGACGTGTTTCCCTACTTAAGACAATCAGAAGTGGTTCTCGAAAGGGGATTTAATTTGAAGAAATTTATTGTTTGTTATACCTTGGAAAATGATATTAAACGAGAAAAAATAATAAAAGGGCCAGATGTAAAGAAGGAAGACGTTCTACAAGATGTATTAGATAAGATAGTACGAAGTAATTACTTTATTGCGAAAACCGACCAAGGAGAGTATAGGATAAATTCTTCCTTAATACGTTATATACAGGTTTTGCATGAAATGCATTGTTTTAAATACCATACTGATCATCAATGACTAGTGAGTAAATAAAAGGTTATTTCTTTGCATAGTTTTCTTCAATTTTGTTGAGTAACCTTGAATATGGGAGAGAAGATTAATGTCAGAAACGTATCGTTCTCGTCAGGAACGAAAACAAGTGGAAAAAACAAAACAAGATCAAAAAAAAGGTAAGAGCTCCCCTAAAAGAAGTTCTTTCTTGAAAAAAGTTTTACTTTGGTGCTTACTGTTGGGTGTTGTTTCAATTGGAATAGGGGCAGTTACGGTTGCAGCAATGATTAAGGATGCACCTAAAATAGATGCTTCAAAACTAGTCGATCCGCTTTCTACCAAATTATACGATAAAAACGGGAATTTCCTTTACGAATATGGTAAAGAAAAACGGACAAAAATTAAGTATTTTCAAGTTCCAAAAATGTTGGAACATGCTTTCATTGCCACGGAGGATGCACATTTTTATGAACACAATGGCATTGATATAAAAGGAACTGCTAGAGCAATCTTCAAGAACCTAAAAGGGGATTTCGGATCTCAAGGCGGAAGTACGATTACACAGCAGGTCATTAAAAACTCCTTTTTGTCACCTCAGAAAACAATAAAGCGAAAGGTACAGGAATGGAGCTTGGCCTATCAGCTTGAGCAAAAGTATTCCAAACATCAAATCTTAATGATGTATTTTAATAAGATCTACCTTGGAGACGGGGCATATGGTGTAGCAGCTGCCGCCGAAAATTACTACGGAATCGATGCCGATCATCTAAATAAACTAACGCTTCCAGAGGTCGCTATGCTGGCGGGGCTCCCACAGAGTCCAAGTTATTATGATCCCACTGAACCCGAACATGTGAAAGCTGCAACAAATCGTCGTAATATTGTTTTAGAAGCTATGTATAAACAAGGGTATATTACGAAAAAGCAATTGGAGGATGCAAAGAAGGTTCCAGTTACATCAGGACTTGTTCCAAAAACGAAAAAGCAGGGAATGCCGTACGAGGCGTTTTTGGACGCTGTTGTAAAAGAAGTTGAAGGAAAGCTGAAAAATGTAGATATCAGTTCGGATGGATTATCTATTTATACGACGCTAGATCCAAAAGCTCAGACCTTTGCGGACAAAATAATGAACACCGATACGATTATTTCTTATCCAAATGAAAATTTTCAAGGAGCCTTCGTATTTTTAGATACAAAAACAGGAGAAGTACGAGCTATTGGAAGCGGTCGAAACCAATATAAAGCTTCCTTCCGGGGCAACAACTTTGCGGTTGATATTAAACGTCAACCAGGATCTACTTTCAAGCCAGTCTTTGATTATGGTCCGGCTATTGAAAATTCAAAATGGTCTACAGCACACCAAATTAATGATCATGAGATAACCTACTCAAATGGTCAATCTATTTCTAACTGGGATCATCAATATCACGGAAAGTTGTCGATTAGAACAGCACTTCAATGGTCATACAATATTCCAGCACTCCTTACCCTTCAAGAAGTAGGGATGGATAAAGCACAAAACTTTGCAGAAAATCTGGGTATTACTTTTAATAATAATAAGGTGTACGAATCATATGCGATTGGAAGTAATACGGTTAATCCATTAGAGTTGGCAGGGGCATATAGTGCTTTTGGAAATAACGGTGAATACAATACACCACATTTTGTTCGTAAAGTTGTTTATCCTGATGGCAGAGTTGTTAATTTAACTCAAAAGCCAAAACGTGTTATGCATGATCACACAGCTTATTTGGTGACGGATATGTTACGGACAGTCGTAAAATCTGGTACAGGAAAAACAGCAAATGTCCTTGGACTAGATGTGGCTGGAAAAACTGGCACAACCAATTTTGACAGTAAAACCAGAGCACAATATGGATATCCAGCCGGTTCGGTAAATGATAGTTGGTTCGCTGGTTATACACCGCAATACACTATGGCGGTTTGGACTGGATATACTAAAAATGGTCCAGGTAATTATATGGATGGAAATACAACTAAAATCTCGCACCAAATGTTTAAGGCGATGCTGGAAGCGTTTGGAACAGACAAAAGTAGCTTCCAGCAGCCTAGTGATGTATACCGGGTGAATAATGAACTGTTCATTAAAGGTGCAAATCCTGAAGAAGCTCCACAAGTTATAAAAAATAATAAAAATAAACAATTTGATATTGGTGGAAATAAAGAGGATAAAAAACATAAACAAGAGGAAGGAAAGCATAAACAACAAGAGGAAAAGAAACACAAACAAGAGGAAGAAAAGCATAAACACCAAGAGGAGAAACACAAACAAGGGGAAGAGAAGCATAAACACCAAGAGGAAAAGAAACACAAGCAATAAAGATTTTTAGGATGGGATCGCATTTGTTCCATCCTTTTTTATGATACACATAAGAGAATGTGATGGTTTCTACTTAAACTATAAGGTGCTTTACTTCAATAAGGGAGTTGCTTTGAAGTGACCCAAAAAGTTAGACACTTTATTTAATTAGGCAGCCTTGAGGGCATGAACCCGGTAATCTACCGGGCTCATGCCTCAGTTTGTCGACAAAAGGGGTTCGGAATGTATTATTTCCGAACCCCTTTTGATATTCTGTGAGGAGCGAGGCAGTTAGTGGAAGAAAGTAATATCTGTAAATTGATTTTAGTCGGAATACTTGATAATGTGGTGGTGTAAATTAGTTTACAAAAGGATGATTGTCATGAAAAAAGCAGAGGAAATAGCCTCCTAAATCAAATAAAACATATTAGGAGGCGTTGTATATGAAATTCAATATAATTGATCGTGAAAATTGGTATCGAAAAGAGTATTTCGAACACTATTTACAACAACAAACAACGTTCAGTATAACGAATGAAATTAATATTACTGTTCTTATGAAGAACTTAAAGAAGAAGAATTATAAGTTATATCCTGCGTTTATTTTTATGGTTACAAATATAGTTAATTCCCATCGAGAATTTAAAACCAGTTTTAACCCAGAAGGGAATTTAGGTTATTGGTCAGAAATTTTGCCTTCTTATACAATCTTTGATAAGAAGACATACACATTTTCTAGCATATGGTCACCAAATGTAAGTAGGTTTTCTGAATTTCATTCTCAGTATGAAAAAGATGTAGAAGAATACAATGGTACGGGTAGTTTATTTCCAAAGACTCCTGTACCAGATAATAATATTCCCATATCTATGATCCCTTGGAATTCTTTTACAGCATTTAATTTAAATATTAATAATGGTGGAGATTTTCTCTTACCCATTATAACTGGGGGTAAATATTCACAAATAAAAGATGAATGGTTCTTACCTGTCTCGTTACAAATTCATCATGCTGTTTGTGATGGTTATCATGCAAGTGTTTTTATGAATGACTTACAAAGGTTTGCTGATGAAAGTGCAGACTGGCTCTAATTATTCATTGGGAAAATATCTAAAAGGGGAACTGTGAAAGCAGTTCCTTTTTTTATAGAATTACAACCAAAGTTTGTTAATAAATGTACTTAAACTATCGGGGCAGGATAGTTCATTAAGATGTATAATATTGGATATATTTAAGGGGGGATTTTGATGTTAATCAGAGAGGTAAAACCTGAGGATGCTGAAAGTTTCGATTGGCTAATGAAGCAAGTTGAAACTGAGGCTGATTTTATGCTTATGGAACCAGGAGAAAGAAAAGGTTCTCCTGAACAACAACGTAAATGGTTGGAACGAATGGACAAAGAGAATAATTCAACTGTACTTGTTGCAGAACAAGAAGGTGGACAGCTAGTAGGATATTTAGCAGTGATTGGCGGAGATAAAAGAAGAACCAAACACTCATCCTATCTAGTTATAGGTATTTTAAAAGAATACACAGGGCGTGGTATAGGAACAAAACTATTTCAAAGGTTAGAAGAATGGGCAATAATTCATAACATCTTACGGTTAGAGCTTACAGTCGTCACTCAAAATGAAGCAGGAGTATCTCTATATAAGAAAATGGGGTTTGAGGTAGAAGGAATAAAAAGAAACTCACTAGTGATAGATGGCAATCTTTTTGACCAGTATTTTATGTCCAAGTTATCATAAGGTCTTGTTAAAATAACAGGTGCGTTAGTTGTATAAGAATTAAGTGATATTATGAGTGAGGTCAGATTTTAGTTATTCAATTAAAGGGCGCTATTCTGAAACAAGGGTAAGCGCCTATTTTTCATTATAGGGCCATTTAATTGAATAAGCTTTTGAATTACGATGCAGTTTGTTGAAGTGATATAATTAAATAAAATTAAACGTTAATACCGAAATATAATGAAATAAAGAATAAGGAAAAGGGGGATTGAAAATGGATGTAAGATACCCAATTGGGAAACTACAAGTTCCTGAAAAAGTAACATTAGAAAATTTTCAAGAATGGCTAAAGGAAATTGAAACTTACACGATTCGATTAAGAGAAACTGTCGACTCATTAAGTGATGAGGAATTAAGCAGAACTTATCGTGAAGGTAGCTGGACAGTTCGTCAACTTGTTCATCACATTGCAGATTCTCAGTTGAACATGTATCAACGTTTGAAGCTGGCTTTAACAGATGAGAACCCAACAGTACCAGCTTTTGATGAAGAAAAGTGGGCTATTCAACCGGATACAAAGCTTCCTGTAGAAAGTTCTATTAAAATGTTAGAAGGTATAAATGAGCGCATCGTATCTTTAGGATATAGTTTAACTGAAGAGCAATTAGATCGAGCTTTTACTCACCAGATAAACGGTATAATAACAGTTGCTACAAAAGTTGCAAAATTAGCTTGGCACGAAGAGCATCATTTAGCCCAGATAAAAATCGCATTATCAAAATAATACAATATGTATAAAAGTGGCTTATCGAACCTCGATAAGCCATTTTTAAAATTAAAATAAGGAATAATTACAGAAGTTTTATTCAACTATCGGGGCAGGTTACATTCCTGTAGTTCGTTATTTTTCAGCTTTGAAAAAAATAGGGCTCCTCAGTAAGATATGAGTAAGACATCATCTAACTCAAAACCTTAGAAGGAACCTTAATATGAATTTTAAAATGCAAGACAAACAAAATCAACTAATAGAAAGAATTTCCGGTACTGGACAGGTTACACTTAGTTGGAAAATAAAAATAAGGCCATGTAGAAGCATACACAATAAGTGAGGAGAATCTACTACACCAAAAAGGGGGATTGAAAGTGGATATATTACTCTGATAACTCTTGGTTTCATCATAATCGGATTTGTTGTTCTCTCTTATATAAAAAGAAATATGGATAGTAAGCAAAGTTCAACTATCCAATCCATAGTTTGGTGGATAGTGGGAACCACAGTTTTTGGGGGAGCGAGTATAATACTTATTGTGTGGTGGTTTAGTAAAATTTAGTGAGTTTTTGGCAATGGTTTTGGAGAGAAGTAGTTCATTTTTGTGAAGTAATGTACTTAAACTAACGGGTGCTTTTACTTCAATAAAGGAGGTTTTATAACCACAATAGAACGGTCAACCATCTTAGGGGGAAAAATACTTGATAGCATTACCATTACTTCTAATTTATATCGTATATAGAATTTATAAATCCAAAAGACCTTTAACAAAGTTTGGACATTTCTATGACAAATCTTTTTATCTTGAAGAAAAAAAGGAATATGAAAAAGCCCTTGATCTAAGAAAACAAGCATTAGAATTAGATACACTTACTAATCTGGAACGTGCGGAATTAAATTTAGCTAACGCCAGAATGTATTTAAGGTTAGAACAATATAAAAAGGCAACCGATTACTTTGATATATCATTTGAACTAGCAAAAGAAGAAAAGTTTCCGTACTCTAAGGGGTTTGACGAGGTAGTTGAAGCTTATTTGCAGGCAAATCGCAAAAAAGATGCCATTGAATTAGTAAACAAGATGTTAGAAAGACAAAGCTACGATAAGAAATTCAAAAAATTACAATCCATAAAAGAAAAACTAAAATCAGTTTAAAAGACTACCATATTTATTCCTAATTCAATTAGGGAGGAGCTAAGGGAGCCTTTTTCTTATGGAACTATCGGGGCAGGATAGTTCCATAAGAAATAACCAAATTCAAGTGATCCCCTCCGATGGAATGGGGATTTTTTAGACTTTTTATTTCTAATGGTAGATATGTGGGAATTTATGTAATATACTTGTTCTAAGTAGTATGTAGTAAGTAGTAAGTGTTGTGGAAAATTGAAAGGTGGATGAAGTAATGAGGGATATAGTTATAGGAGAAGAATTTATCACTCTGAGTGAAGGCAGAAAAATCAGGTTTTCCTTTATTGGTCGTAAAAGGATTATACAAATGTACGCCGTTGGTGGTATGTTTTTTGACCTCTTAATTAATAATCTGATTGCATTTGATGAAAAAAATAAAATTATTGTTACTGATGAAAGTTATAATTCGAATAATGAAGCGTTAAAGCAATTACTGATACTGATTAACAGTAAACAGCCGATGACCTTTAAACGCTGGATGCGTTATTTAAGTATTCCTTCAAAAAACAGAAGGGATCTTTATACAAAACTTTTAGCAAAATCTGATAACAGTGAAGCTGCTCAAGAACGAATAGTTCAAAGGATTAGAGCAGAACTACTCGAACCTGAACAAGTAACAGTAGAAATTATTACACTTTCTTTACTTTTAAAATCAAGCAAATTACTCAATCAATATTTTTCTTCTTATGAGGTGAAGCAATTAGAGAATAGAATAAAAGAACTAAAACAGAATGACCATAAAAGATGGAAAGATATCAAAAATATCAATAAAGAAATAGAGTTTATGGATGCTATTATTTTAACATCTGCTGTAGTGATATAAAAGGAGACAGACTATGGGACGAAGACGTTCATATGAAGATATATTAAATTCGGATTTTGTTAGCATAAGCGAATTAGTCCGTTTAACAGATATCCGATATAGCACTATTAAGTTTTATACAGAAGAAGGAATGCTACCATTTGAACAAGAGGACATACGTTTGACAAGACGTTATCCAAGAATTGTTGCATCTGAGCGTTTAGAGGAAATCAAAGAATTAAAAAAGAAAGGTTTAACGATTCTAGAAATAAAAAAAGAACTGAAAAATAAATAAGTACAAAGAATACTCTCAATATTTAATGATAAATTGTTCTCCCTTAATGAACTCCCTCAGTTTAATAGATAATACTCACGAATACTCGCTTATTCGCAGGATTTCATACCACATGGTATAGGTTGCTTTAGATAAACGAAAGAGATAGGACCGTTTTGATAAGATTAGGGCAGATTGAAATAGGGGATCTATTAAAAATCCCATATTATTACATATGCTGTACGCATTTTCCACGCTGCCCCTGGAGGCTTTCCCTCCCATGTCTCAACGGGTCATAATCATATGCCCTTTCATTCCTTCGTCACACCTATCCAGGGGGTGGAGGCCGGTTTTGCTAACGGAACGGGTCATTGCCCTTTTGTTCATTACATCCAGTACTTCGTGCTTTCTTTGAAATCCTACGAATAAGCCAACTTTCGTTAATAACAATGTGAATGTAAATTTACGCTGCTAGTTGTTCAAGAGGGAAGACCATTTCCGGTTTATAGGCAGAGCCATTACGAGCAATCCCTACTAGAACACGGGCAAGTTTTCCACATAGTTTCATGATGGATTTCATTTTCTTAATCTTCTTCACTTTAACATTGTTCGAGTGTAGGGCTTTAAACTCAGGGTTATTCATCACCAGACTCATGGTCGCAAGGAAAAGGTAACGCCGCAGGCGTGATCTTC
Protein-coding sequences here:
- a CDS encoding FtsW/RodA/SpoVE family cell cycle protein, coding for MKNSKFDYNLVTLLLLLFITSCIAIHTAQEFGQYEGDFLFRQVTWYFIGCGMILGVMYLDSEQIFRLNWFFYSLSLFLLIALILSPESIAREINGAKSWFQIPGIGSLQPAEFTKISLIICLSYLIQKHHNKYEDKTLKTDFFLLIKMGAATLLPILLIMKQPDLGTSLVLMCIFIGILFVSGISWRIIGGIFIIGGSIVSGILYLVFLHPEILRLMGIKIFQLGRIYAWIDPESYKSGEGFNLIKALLAIGSGGVSGYKGSGVYVPEAHTDFIFSVIASKYGFLGSSILITIYFFLISGMVKLALDVKNSFESYLCVGVVSMIFFHIFENIGMNIGLLPITGIPLPFISYGGSSLMGNMLAIGLIFSISYRKRAFMFG
- a CDS encoding transglycosylase domain-containing protein; its protein translation is MSETYRSRQERKQVEKTKQDQKKGKSSPKRSSFLKKVLLWCLLLGVVSIGIGAVTVAAMIKDAPKIDASKLVDPLSTKLYDKNGNFLYEYGKEKRTKIKYFQVPKMLEHAFIATEDAHFYEHNGIDIKGTARAIFKNLKGDFGSQGGSTITQQVIKNSFLSPQKTIKRKVQEWSLAYQLEQKYSKHQILMMYFNKIYLGDGAYGVAAAAENYYGIDADHLNKLTLPEVAMLAGLPQSPSYYDPTEPEHVKAATNRRNIVLEAMYKQGYITKKQLEDAKKVPVTSGLVPKTKKQGMPYEAFLDAVVKEVEGKLKNVDISSDGLSIYTTLDPKAQTFADKIMNTDTIISYPNENFQGAFVFLDTKTGEVRAIGSGRNQYKASFRGNNFAVDIKRQPGSTFKPVFDYGPAIENSKWSTAHQINDHEITYSNGQSISNWDHQYHGKLSIRTALQWSYNIPALLTLQEVGMDKAQNFAENLGITFNNNKVYESYAIGSNTVNPLELAGAYSAFGNNGEYNTPHFVRKVVYPDGRVVNLTQKPKRVMHDHTAYLVTDMLRTVVKSGTGKTANVLGLDVAGKTGTTNFDSKTRAQYGYPAGSVNDSWFAGYTPQYTMAVWTGYTKNGPGNYMDGNTTKISHQMFKAMLEAFGTDKSSFQQPSDVYRVNNELFIKGANPEEAPQVIKNNKNKQFDIGGNKEDKKHKQEEGKHKQQEEKKHKQEEEKHKHQEEKHKQGEEKHKHQEEKKHKQ
- the catA gene encoding type A chloramphenicol O-acetyltransferase, producing MKFNIIDRENWYRKEYFEHYLQQQTTFSITNEINITVLMKNLKKKNYKLYPAFIFMVTNIVNSHREFKTSFNPEGNLGYWSEILPSYTIFDKKTYTFSSIWSPNVSRFSEFHSQYEKDVEEYNGTGSLFPKTPVPDNNIPISMIPWNSFTAFNLNINNGGDFLLPIITGGKYSQIKDEWFLPVSLQIHHAVCDGYHASVFMNDLQRFADESADWL
- a CDS encoding GNAT family N-acetyltransferase codes for the protein MLIREVKPEDAESFDWLMKQVETEADFMLMEPGERKGSPEQQRKWLERMDKENNSTVLVAEQEGGQLVGYLAVIGGDKRRTKHSSYLVIGILKEYTGRGIGTKLFQRLEEWAIIHNILRLELTVVTQNEAGVSLYKKMGFEVEGIKRNSLVIDGNLFDQYFMSKLS
- a CDS encoding YfiT family bacillithiol transferase; protein product: MDVRYPIGKLQVPEKVTLENFQEWLKEIETYTIRLRETVDSLSDEELSRTYREGSWTVRQLVHHIADSQLNMYQRLKLALTDENPTVPAFDEEKWAIQPDTKLPVESSIKMLEGINERIVSLGYSLTEEQLDRAFTHQINGIITVATKVAKLAWHEEHHLAQIKIALSK
- a CDS encoding MerR family transcriptional regulator, translating into MGRRRSYEDILNSDFVSISELVRLTDIRYSTIKFYTEEGMLPFEQEDIRLTRRYPRIVASERLEEIKELKKKGLTILEIKKELKNK